One Fuerstiella marisgermanici DNA window includes the following coding sequences:
- a CDS encoding DUF1501 domain-containing protein — protein MLNLTSNGTAHTCNGATRRDFLQVGTLGAAGLTMAQYAQAKEAGAVKPGHDERSCIMIFNLGAPSQLDTFDMKPNAPSEVRGPFKPIDTTGDFQISEILPKHAEIAEHFSLVRSTHHTGAAVHDAGWQMMQTGRQFTGGVDTPHAGAVLSFLKGRRTDLPPFVVLPETMGRGGGNLPNGQAGGFLGKSHDPFSLMADPSKPDFQVPDLLPPKTFGEARLNRRQKLRDLIDDTVKDFEATENAALLDENFQAAYRMMTSTQARDAFDLSKESDDTRKRYGMNRFGQCCLLARRLVEAGVRFVTVNTFLTVFDEITWDIHGSKPFTSIDGMKNIVAPMYDQGYSALIGDLQQRGMLDNTLVCNLAEFGRTPKVNPAGGRDHWPQCFTTYFAGGGVKGGRVVGASDPIGGVPADRPVLPGDVVATIFHSLGMKLESHLPGPAGRPFPLVDFGHSEIHELF, from the coding sequence ATGCTTAATCTCACCAGCAACGGAACCGCGCACACGTGCAACGGTGCGACCCGCCGTGACTTTCTGCAAGTGGGAACACTGGGTGCCGCCGGACTGACGATGGCTCAGTACGCTCAGGCCAAGGAAGCGGGAGCCGTTAAGCCGGGGCATGACGAACGTTCGTGCATCATGATCTTCAACCTTGGTGCCCCCAGTCAGCTCGACACGTTCGACATGAAGCCCAATGCACCGTCAGAAGTGCGAGGCCCGTTTAAGCCGATCGATACTACCGGTGACTTTCAGATTTCTGAAATCCTGCCGAAGCACGCAGAGATCGCTGAGCACTTTTCGCTGGTTCGGTCGACTCATCACACCGGTGCTGCGGTCCACGACGCGGGTTGGCAGATGATGCAAACCGGGAGGCAATTCACAGGGGGCGTCGACACGCCCCACGCAGGTGCCGTCCTTAGTTTTCTGAAAGGCCGCCGCACCGACCTTCCTCCGTTTGTTGTGCTGCCCGAAACAATGGGGCGGGGCGGTGGCAACTTGCCAAATGGTCAGGCGGGCGGATTCCTCGGCAAGTCTCACGATCCATTTTCCCTGATGGCTGACCCGTCCAAGCCCGACTTCCAGGTGCCTGACCTGCTGCCGCCCAAAACATTTGGCGAAGCTCGATTGAACCGCCGCCAGAAGCTGCGCGACCTGATCGACGATACCGTGAAGGACTTCGAAGCGACGGAAAACGCGGCTCTGCTGGACGAAAACTTTCAGGCCGCGTATCGCATGATGACCAGCACTCAGGCACGCGATGCGTTCGACCTCTCGAAAGAATCTGATGACACGCGCAAACGCTACGGAATGAATCGTTTTGGTCAGTGTTGCCTTCTTGCGCGCCGGCTTGTGGAAGCGGGTGTTCGCTTTGTCACTGTGAACACATTCCTAACCGTCTTCGACGAAATCACGTGGGACATCCACGGCTCGAAGCCTTTCACATCGATTGACGGTATGAAGAACATCGTGGCCCCGATGTATGATCAGGGCTATTCCGCATTGATCGGCGATCTGCAGCAGCGAGGCATGCTGGACAATACGCTTGTGTGCAACCTCGCCGAATTCGGACGCACTCCCAAAGTGAATCCGGCGGGCGGTCGAGACCACTGGCCTCAATGTTTCACCACCTACTTTGCCGGCGGCGGAGTGAAGGGCGGTCGGGTTGTTGGAGCCAGCGACCCAATCGGAGGCGTTCCCGCCGATCGTCCTGTGTTACCGGGCGACGTTGTCGCGACGATCTTCCACAGCCTGGGCATGAAGCTCGAATCTCACCTCCCCGGCCCCGCCGGTCGCCCGTTCCCGCTGGTCGACTTCGGCCACAGTGAGATTCACGAGTTGTTTTAG